One genomic window of Gimesia chilikensis includes the following:
- a CDS encoding NADPH-dependent FMN reductase — translation MASPKILAFAGSTRQNSHNQRVLEVAVAGARAAGAEVTVVNLKHYPLPLFNEDLERSTGEPDAAAKLKQLFFEHDGLLIASPEYNSSITPLLKNTIDWVSRKVGDETPLQAYRGKVAALVSASPGALGGLRGLVHVRSILGNIGVVVLPDQVAVSKAHEALDENGQLKDENLQKSVSGVGVKLAEMLQKLAD, via the coding sequence ATGGCGTCACCTAAAATTCTAGCCTTTGCAGGCAGTACCAGACAGAATTCTCATAACCAGCGTGTGCTCGAAGTCGCAGTGGCGGGTGCCCGGGCAGCAGGGGCGGAAGTGACAGTGGTCAATCTAAAGCATTATCCATTGCCTCTGTTTAATGAAGACCTGGAACGGAGTACGGGTGAACCCGATGCCGCTGCAAAACTGAAGCAGCTGTTCTTCGAGCACGATGGTCTGTTGATTGCATCACCTGAATACAACAGCTCAATTACGCCACTGTTGAAGAATACGATTGACTGGGTTTCACGAAAAGTCGGCGATGAAACGCCACTCCAGGCTTATCGGGGTAAGGTAGCTGCACTGGTATCGGCCTCTCCAGGAGCCCTGGGAGGCCTGCGGGGACTGGTCCACGTCCGCTCGATTCTGGGAAACATCGGCGTCGTGGTTCTGCCGGATCAGGTCGCGGTTTCCAAGGCCCACGAAGCCCTCGATGAAAACGGCCAGCTCAAAGATGAAAATCTGCAGAAGTCTGTAAGTGGAGTCGGAGTGAAACTGGCTGAGATGCTACAGAAGCTGGCGGATTGA
- a CDS encoding MarR family winged helix-turn-helix transcriptional regulator encodes MKPTQLQQELKKKQAFQSPEIEAILNILRTSDQLQNRLGKMFREYGLTSSQYNVLRILRGEGKPLPSLEIASRMVQVVPAITGLIDRLEKQGLVRRKRCQKDRRVVYVEITSEGKDLLDEMDAPLSALHEELLGHLAEDELHELNRLLVKARQNCCVGARISG; translated from the coding sequence ATGAAACCGACACAACTGCAACAGGAATTGAAGAAGAAGCAGGCATTTCAGTCCCCTGAAATCGAGGCGATTCTGAACATATTGCGTACCAGCGATCAGCTTCAGAACCGTCTCGGTAAGATGTTTCGGGAGTACGGGTTAACTTCATCACAGTATAATGTATTGCGGATTCTGCGGGGCGAGGGGAAACCATTGCCCAGTCTGGAAATCGCCAGCCGCATGGTTCAGGTCGTACCTGCGATTACCGGGCTGATTGACCGCCTGGAGAAACAGGGACTGGTACGGCGGAAACGATGCCAGAAAGACCGACGGGTGGTTTACGTGGAGATCACTTCAGAAGGAAAAGATCTGCTGGATGAGATGGACGCACCTTTAAGTGCGCTGCATGAGGAACTGCTAGGGCATCTGGCCGAAGACGAACTGCATGAATTGAATCGGCTACTGGTCAAAGCGCGACAGAACTGTTGTGTTGGTGCCAGGATTTCAGGCTGA
- a CDS encoding efflux RND transporter permease subunit, translating to MLRALIRFSIREPLIMFCVTAVLVGFGWMSVRDVPIDAIPNIGENQVIIFTAWPGRSPKDVEDQVTYPLSVSMLAVPDAESVRGKSLFGYSFVQVTFKDSTDFYWARSRVAEQLGTAAALLPEGVVPTLGPDATGLGQVLYYTLEPPPGMNLAELRSLQDFVVKYELQAVPGVSEVASVGGYVRQYQIEIDPDKLRFHNIPLNQVIDAVRKSNIDVGAKTVESGGMEFIIRGRGFIGAEQSTEKAVGDIEQTVIRSEEGVPIRIRDLGRVQLGPEFRRGAIDLNGVEAVGGVVVMRFGENPRKVIDRVKAKMAQIEPGLKGVNFKLVYDRTGLINETIATLTDALTQEVIITAVVILLFLLHLRASLVVAITLPIAVLMAFIAMNVFGIDANIMSLAGIAIAIGTMVDMGIVISESIYDALAQWETEGRPGGKEQRLRVIYEAASEVAPAVVTAVMTTVVSFFPVFMLTGRDYKLFAPLAWTKTFSITAALIVAITLVPLLSRLFLNSNPRPWRQRLIVSVVFALVCGILTWSFGSDFQRWLPLSLPVLTLIAVGLAGISCFWLLGERLRPVDENPVARLIHYLYEPTLRFFMRHKYLFFTGPTLIVLLGLGSWIGMPAVLKPLEKGARALGVEPNEVPGWVEVKHMFPGLSTNDWIALDEGSWFYMPTLYPAASFSQAMEVLQTQDALISEIPEVENVLGKIGRIESALDPAPAAMIETYVMLKPVDQWRPGVTTNDIWDQINAVATLPGVTPASPLQPIEGRVVMLQSGIKASMAIRIYGDSLDGLAQASIAVADHLKQIPQVNAATVNPDIVLGKPYVEFDVSRETAARYGMSTAMVNEVIETALGGSNVTRTVEGRERYPIRVRYERNLREQIDELNRLPVVTQSGEIIPLSLLAEMKTTWGPGVINSEDARLVAYVSFSPSGQEGALETVDTVENSLRTAQQEGSLDLPAGYALQAVGSFQNQIEANQRLMWVVPLVIFTNLFIIYLQFRNLSIALTVFAGIPVAFAGGMIFLGWNQIEINTAVWVGFIALFGIAVDDGVVMATYLDQVFTRKRLNTSEDIRNAAVQAGLKRIRPCLMTTFTTIIALMPVIFSTGRGSDVAKAMAWPVVGGMTVELITLFVVPVLFVAYKEFKMNLGLDDPHWAGVED from the coding sequence ATGCTGCGTGCCCTGATTCGTTTCAGTATTCGTGAGCCGCTGATCATGTTCTGCGTGACTGCAGTTCTGGTCGGTTTTGGCTGGATGAGCGTTCGGGATGTGCCCATCGATGCGATTCCCAACATCGGCGAGAACCAGGTGATTATCTTTACGGCCTGGCCGGGACGTTCTCCGAAAGATGTGGAAGATCAAGTGACTTACCCGCTGTCGGTGTCGATGCTGGCAGTTCCCGATGCCGAGTCGGTGCGGGGGAAAAGTCTGTTCGGTTACAGCTTCGTGCAGGTCACTTTTAAAGACAGTACCGATTTCTACTGGGCCCGTTCGCGGGTCGCTGAACAACTGGGAACCGCGGCGGCCCTGCTGCCAGAGGGCGTGGTGCCGACTCTGGGACCGGATGCCACCGGGCTCGGCCAGGTGTTGTATTACACGCTCGAACCACCGCCGGGAATGAATCTGGCGGAGTTGCGGAGCCTGCAGGATTTTGTGGTCAAATACGAACTGCAGGCGGTGCCTGGAGTCAGTGAAGTTGCCAGCGTGGGCGGTTATGTGCGGCAGTATCAGATCGAAATCGATCCGGATAAACTGCGGTTTCACAATATTCCCCTGAATCAGGTGATCGATGCCGTTCGTAAATCGAACATCGATGTGGGGGCGAAGACGGTGGAATCCGGAGGGATGGAATTCATTATCCGGGGACGCGGTTTTATTGGCGCCGAACAGAGCACCGAGAAGGCGGTCGGTGATATCGAACAAACCGTCATTCGTTCTGAGGAAGGCGTGCCTATCCGGATTCGCGATCTGGGCCGGGTACAACTCGGGCCGGAATTTCGTCGAGGCGCTATCGATTTAAATGGCGTCGAAGCAGTGGGGGGCGTCGTCGTGATGCGGTTCGGCGAAAATCCCCGCAAGGTGATCGATCGCGTCAAAGCCAAGATGGCCCAGATTGAACCGGGGCTGAAGGGCGTCAATTTCAAACTGGTCTACGATCGTACCGGCCTGATCAACGAAACGATTGCAACGCTGACCGACGCGTTGACTCAGGAAGTGATCATCACTGCGGTGGTGATTCTGCTGTTCCTGTTGCATTTGCGGGCCAGCCTGGTGGTGGCAATCACACTCCCTATTGCCGTGTTGATGGCGTTTATCGCGATGAACGTGTTTGGTATTGATGCAAATATCATGTCATTAGCGGGGATCGCGATCGCGATTGGGACGATGGTGGATATGGGGATTGTGATTTCCGAGTCGATCTACGATGCGTTGGCCCAGTGGGAAACGGAAGGGCGTCCCGGGGGCAAGGAGCAGCGGCTACGTGTGATTTATGAAGCGGCGTCCGAAGTCGCCCCGGCGGTCGTGACGGCGGTGATGACCACAGTTGTCAGTTTCTTTCCCGTCTTCATGTTGACCGGACGGGATTACAAACTGTTTGCGCCGCTGGCCTGGACGAAAACTTTCTCGATTACCGCGGCCCTGATTGTGGCGATCACGCTCGTTCCCCTGTTGAGTCGACTGTTTCTGAATTCGAATCCCAGGCCCTGGAGACAACGCCTGATTGTGTCGGTCGTGTTCGCGCTGGTTTGTGGAATTCTGACCTGGTCTTTCGGTTCAGATTTCCAACGGTGGTTGCCATTGAGTTTACCGGTGCTGACGCTGATTGCAGTGGGGCTGGCGGGAATCAGCTGTTTCTGGCTGCTGGGAGAACGATTGCGTCCTGTCGATGAAAACCCGGTTGCGCGGCTGATTCATTATTTATACGAACCCACGCTCCGCTTTTTCATGCGACATAAGTACCTGTTCTTCACTGGCCCCACACTGATCGTGCTGCTCGGTCTGGGAAGCTGGATTGGTATGCCAGCCGTGCTGAAGCCTCTCGAAAAAGGAGCCCGGGCTCTGGGTGTCGAGCCCAACGAAGTGCCTGGCTGGGTTGAGGTGAAGCACATGTTTCCCGGACTGTCAACGAATGACTGGATTGCCCTCGATGAAGGGAGCTGGTTCTATATGCCGACGCTCTATCCTGCAGCCAGCTTTTCCCAGGCGATGGAAGTGTTGCAGACACAGGATGCGTTAATCAGTGAGATTCCCGAGGTTGAAAACGTGCTGGGGAAAATCGGCCGGATTGAGTCGGCCCTCGATCCCGCTCCCGCGGCCATGATTGAAACATACGTCATGCTTAAGCCCGTCGATCAGTGGCGGCCCGGTGTGACTACCAACGATATCTGGGATCAGATCAACGCGGTCGCAACATTGCCCGGTGTGACACCCGCATCTCCACTACAGCCGATCGAAGGGCGTGTGGTGATGTTGCAGAGCGGGATCAAGGCGTCGATGGCAATCCGAATTTACGGCGACAGCCTGGATGGTCTTGCGCAAGCTTCGATCGCTGTGGCCGATCATCTCAAGCAGATCCCCCAGGTCAATGCCGCAACTGTAAATCCGGATATTGTGCTGGGTAAACCTTATGTCGAATTTGATGTGAGTCGGGAGACTGCGGCCCGATACGGGATGTCGACCGCGATGGTGAATGAGGTGATTGAAACGGCACTGGGGGGATCTAACGTAACGCGGACTGTCGAGGGTCGCGAACGCTATCCGATCCGTGTCCGTTATGAAAGAAACCTGCGGGAACAGATTGACGAACTGAATCGACTGCCCGTGGTCACACAATCGGGAGAGATCATTCCGCTTTCGTTGCTGGCAGAGATGAAGACAACCTGGGGCCCCGGCGTGATCAATAGTGAAGACGCACGACTGGTGGCTTACGTCTCTTTCTCTCCTTCGGGGCAGGAAGGGGCTCTGGAAACCGTGGATACCGTTGAAAACAGCCTGCGGACTGCGCAGCAGGAAGGTTCGCTGGATCTGCCGGCGGGTTACGCACTGCAGGCAGTCGGATCGTTTCAGAACCAGATTGAAGCCAACCAGCGGCTGATGTGGGTGGTGCCCCTGGTGATCTTCACCAACCTGTTTATTATCTATCTGCAGTTCCGCAATCTATCGATCGCGCTGACCGTGTTTGCCGGGATACCGGTCGCGTTTGCCGGTGGTATGATCTTTCTGGGCTGGAACCAGATTGAGATTAACACGGCAGTCTGGGTTGGCTTTATTGCCCTGTTTGGTATCGCCGTTGATGATGGCGTGGTGATGGCAACATATCTTGATCAGGTATTCACCCGGAAGCGACTCAACACCAGCGAGGATATTCGCAATGCGGCAGTGCAGGCAGGGCTCAAGCGGATTCGCCCCTGTCTGATGACAACGTTTACCACGATTATCGCATTGATGCCCGTGATCTTTTCGACCGGTCGCGGCTCCGATGTGGCCAAGGCGATGGCCTGGCCGGTGGTCGGCGGGATGACTGTCGAGCTAATTACGCTGTTCGTGGTGCCCGTGCTGTTTGTGGCTTACAAGGAATTCAAGATGAACCTGGGACTCGATGATCCTCACTGGGCGGGCGTGGAAGATTAG
- a CDS encoding pirin family protein, producing the protein MIRVRKAEERGHADHGWLDTYHTFSFAGYQDPEHVHFRTLRVMNEDVVQPGQGFGTHPHRDMEIVTYVLEGALEHKDSMGNGEVLRAGEFQRMSAGTGITHSEFNPSATEPVHLYQIWLFPESKGIEPSYEQKQFPVSEQQNQLRLVASPGAEAGSLRIHQDARVYLSQIEAEQTVSYELAEGRHAWLQVLRGSVLLNDVALDVSDGAAVSDTRNLKIQATNDAEIMLFDLN; encoded by the coding sequence ATGATTCGTGTACGCAAGGCTGAGGAACGGGGCCATGCCGATCATGGCTGGCTCGATACTTATCACACTTTTTCGTTTGCTGGTTACCAGGATCCGGAGCACGTCCACTTTCGTACGCTGCGGGTCATGAATGAAGATGTGGTCCAACCGGGGCAGGGCTTCGGGACTCATCCCCACCGGGACATGGAGATTGTGACTTACGTTCTGGAAGGTGCTCTCGAACATAAGGATTCGATGGGCAACGGTGAAGTCCTGCGGGCCGGCGAGTTCCAAAGGATGTCGGCGGGGACCGGGATTACTCACAGTGAGTTCAACCCGTCCGCAACTGAGCCGGTGCACCTGTACCAGATCTGGTTGTTCCCGGAAAGTAAGGGGATCGAGCCCAGTTATGAACAGAAACAATTTCCCGTGAGTGAGCAACAGAATCAGCTGCGGCTGGTGGCTTCGCCCGGGGCAGAAGCAGGTTCGTTGCGGATTCATCAGGACGCGCGAGTTTATCTCTCGCAGATTGAAGCAGAGCAAACCGTTTCATACGAACTGGCTGAAGGACGGCATGCCTGGTTGCAGGTTCTGAGGGGAAGTGTGCTGTTGAACGATGTTGCTCTGGATGTGAGCGACGGTGCCGCCGTGAGTGACACTCGAAACTTGAAGATCCAGGCAACCAACGATGCCGAGATCATGCTGTTTGATCTGAATTAA
- a CDS encoding pentapeptide repeat-containing protein, with protein MTIRLKLVVTILLLTCFLIPIAILSWEGLENRYKIAIQVASAELSLVAIFYLVSFFYTRHASIADRDQNESTEFPAHDFGKLIGISLVFLSIFFLLATAVLLEKHNRYLDSQLEFQFKQQALIRKQTEFGITAAKQAKRRQLLDTLYQERDPKDQSIPELYGTSFGKHSPRLPKADLRSRQEAVLEFIKLERDLGKEIDLSRAFLNNLDLGKYRLKRHHLEGALQGANFEAARLAGTNFKETNLRGAIFRGSNLESARFSSSDLTGADLRASNLEGVIFSETRLAGARLYGSYIKLTIFFDSFLDGAIVRSPKWIENYMKISPKFTIFRLDHYKLVKQQDESGNTIYVFDGQDPVLLAKKP; from the coding sequence ATGACTATTCGCTTAAAACTGGTTGTTACAATATTACTCCTGACTTGCTTTTTGATCCCAATAGCAATCCTAAGTTGGGAAGGTTTAGAAAATCGATATAAGATTGCAATTCAGGTTGCCAGCGCGGAACTCTCATTAGTTGCGATTTTCTATCTTGTTTCCTTTTTTTATACTCGACATGCATCCATAGCAGATAGAGATCAAAATGAATCAACCGAGTTCCCTGCCCATGATTTCGGAAAACTGATCGGTATTTCGCTTGTCTTTTTAAGTATATTTTTTTTGCTGGCAACTGCTGTACTGCTTGAGAAACATAATCGATACCTCGATTCTCAACTGGAGTTTCAGTTCAAACAACAGGCATTGATCAGAAAACAGACTGAGTTCGGGATAACAGCAGCTAAGCAGGCCAAACGAAGACAGCTACTGGATACCCTTTATCAAGAACGAGACCCCAAGGATCAATCAATACCAGAGCTCTATGGAACATCTTTCGGAAAACATTCCCCAAGGCTTCCGAAAGCCGATTTACGATCCAGACAGGAAGCAGTCCTTGAATTCATTAAATTGGAAAGGGATCTTGGAAAAGAAATTGATCTAAGTAGGGCCTTCCTCAACAATCTTGACCTCGGAAAATACAGACTCAAAAGACACCACCTTGAAGGTGCCTTGCAAGGCGCTAATTTTGAAGCAGCTCGTTTGGCAGGTACCAATTTTAAGGAAACAAATTTACGAGGAGCGATTTTCCGAGGAAGTAATCTGGAGTCAGCACGTTTTTCCAGCTCCGATTTAACCGGAGCAGATCTTCGGGCCTCAAATCTTGAGGGAGTAATTTTTTCTGAGACTCGACTGGCTGGCGCTCGATTGTATGGATCCTATATTAAACTGACCATATTTTTTGATTCGTTTCTGGACGGCGCAATTGTGCGTTCTCCTAAGTGGATTGAGAATTATATGAAGATTTCACCCAAATTTACTATCTTTCGCTTAGATCATTACAAACTCGTAAAACAACAAGACGAATCGGGAAACACTATCTATGTCTTCGACGGACAAGACCCGGTTCTGCTGGCTAAAAAACCTTAG
- a CDS encoding putative bifunctional diguanylate cyclase/phosphodiesterase, with product MTDLNSELSYLQAFRDAVDEAGIVAMTDVRGKILDVNENFCQISGYSREELLGQNHRILRSEQHTDEFFREMYRTIGQGNVWRGEICNKSKSGSLYWVNTTIVPLQDDKGKISGYLALRIDISEQKRLMQRMQHLAHHDPLTGLPNRVSILESIQRVIDRQPEKHYALLFMDFDRFKLINDSLGHDVGDKLLEAIAVRLRKSVRAADTIQAARLGGDEFVVLLENLKSPQDATRVAERLINTLSEPYNLGGYTIYSSASIGIVTSEHPVSSASEMLSNADLAMYEAKAEKLDRPVVFDRVLREKAQRRLYVENELRDVLARNELTLFYQPIIDLETEELRGVEALIRWFHPVGGMIPPDEFISVAEEMDMIIPIGNFVIDEACRQLADWRNRLGEHAPDNMHVNVSRKQLEHPTLISVVEQALQKHGLPAGCLHLEVTESMIMHDREASIATLNGLKKLGVKLDVDDFGTGYSSLSCLCDFPIDALKLDREFVKKSDRDREVTLIHALIILAEKLGLEVIAEGIENTEQLALLQDLGCCLGQGYYFSRPVSGKDLEESILMGLGTATPVAKV from the coding sequence TTGACAGATCTTAACTCCGAATTGAGTTATCTACAGGCATTTCGCGACGCCGTCGATGAGGCGGGGATCGTGGCGATGACCGATGTGCGGGGTAAGATCCTGGATGTCAACGAGAATTTCTGCCAGATCTCGGGCTACAGCCGCGAGGAACTGCTTGGTCAAAACCATCGTATCCTGCGCTCCGAACAGCACACCGATGAATTCTTTCGTGAGATGTATCGGACCATCGGGCAGGGAAATGTCTGGCGGGGAGAGATCTGTAACAAATCCAAAAGCGGATCGCTCTACTGGGTGAATACCACAATTGTGCCTCTTCAGGATGACAAGGGCAAAATCAGCGGCTACCTTGCGCTGCGAATTGATATCAGCGAACAGAAACGTTTAATGCAGCGGATGCAGCACCTGGCGCACCATGATCCCCTTACGGGACTGCCGAACCGCGTTTCGATCCTGGAATCGATCCAGCGAGTGATTGATCGTCAGCCGGAAAAACATTATGCGCTGCTCTTTATGGACTTTGATCGCTTTAAATTGATCAACGACAGTCTGGGGCATGATGTCGGGGACAAACTGCTCGAAGCGATTGCCGTTCGCCTGCGGAAATCAGTACGGGCTGCGGATACGATCCAGGCTGCTCGACTTGGCGGTGATGAATTTGTCGTTCTGCTGGAAAATCTGAAATCCCCTCAGGATGCGACCAGGGTTGCGGAGCGGCTGATTAATACCTTATCTGAACCGTATAATCTGGGCGGATATACGATTTACTCCAGCGCCAGCATCGGGATCGTGACCAGCGAGCATCCCGTAAGTTCTGCCAGCGAGATGCTGAGTAATGCGGATCTCGCGATGTACGAAGCAAAAGCGGAGAAGCTGGATCGACCGGTTGTGTTCGACCGCGTACTGCGGGAGAAGGCACAACGGCGGCTCTATGTGGAAAATGAGCTCCGCGATGTGTTGGCACGCAATGAACTGACGCTCTTCTATCAGCCGATCATTGATCTGGAAACAGAGGAACTGCGGGGCGTCGAGGCGCTGATTCGCTGGTTCCATCCGGTGGGGGGCATGATTCCTCCCGATGAGTTTATCTCGGTCGCCGAAGAGATGGATATGATCATTCCCATTGGTAACTTCGTGATCGATGAAGCTTGCCGTCAACTGGCCGACTGGCGGAACCGTCTGGGTGAACACGCACCAGATAATATGCATGTGAACGTCTCACGGAAACAGTTGGAACATCCGACTTTGATTTCCGTGGTCGAACAGGCCCTGCAGAAACATGGTCTGCCTGCAGGATGTCTGCACCTGGAAGTGACCGAAAGTATGATCATGCACGACCGGGAGGCCTCGATTGCCACCCTGAATGGCTTGAAAAAACTGGGGGTCAAACTGGACGTCGATGACTTCGGAACCGGGTATTCTTCATTGTCATGCCTGTGTGATTTTCCCATCGATGCCTTAAAGCTGGACCGGGAATTCGTTAAGAAATCGGACCGGGACCGTGAGGTCACCCTGATTCACGCGCTGATCATCCTGGCCGAAAAGCTGGGGCTGGAAGTGATTGCAGAAGGGATCGAAAATACCGAACAGCTGGCACTTCTGCAGGATCTGGGCTGCTGCCTGGGCCAGGGTTATTACTTCTCCAGACCGGTGAGTGGCAAGGATCTGGAAGAATCCATTCTCATGGGACTGGGGACAGCTACCCCGGTGGCGAAAGTCTGA
- a CDS encoding DoxX family protein, which yields MSQNPLAGLTSLAGRIMIATIFLMSAVGNKIPQFNNVAGYMASEGVPAPQIMLAGAIVFLIAGSLSVILGFKTRIGAGLLLVFLVLATYFFHDFWTLEDAQAQQAQMIQFMKNLALMGTMLFLMANGPGQMSLDQRKKARG from the coding sequence ATGTCTCAAAATCCACTGGCAGGACTGACGAGCTTAGCAGGGCGAATCATGATCGCGACCATTTTTCTGATGAGTGCTGTCGGAAACAAAATTCCCCAGTTCAATAACGTGGCCGGCTACATGGCTTCGGAAGGAGTTCCGGCACCCCAAATCATGCTGGCGGGGGCGATTGTGTTTCTGATTGCCGGGAGTCTGTCCGTCATTCTTGGTTTCAAGACACGCATCGGTGCGGGCCTGCTGCTGGTGTTCCTGGTACTGGCTACTTACTTTTTCCATGACTTCTGGACACTGGAAGATGCCCAGGCACAGCAGGCTCAAATGATTCAGTTCATGAAGAACCTGGCATTGATGGGGACGATGCTGTTCCTGATGGCCAATGGTCCGGGGCAGATGAGTCTCGATCAGCGCAAGAAGGCACGGGGATAG
- a CDS encoding efflux RND transporter periplasmic adaptor subunit, whose translation MTSSSTNDQPQNSPDTKPHPEGKSARWWLRKILPTALFLAVGLLLIVLVGLAQRVGWIQSGTSTTASTSEGGKETIYTCPMHPQIRQPKPGRCPICGMELVPAAKKGANIDELAVTIEPAQRRLANIQTAEVKTQAVNSTIETIGSIEIDESRQATIAAYIDGRIEKLFADYTGIEVDKGDHLAIVYSPELYSAQVELLEARNALKKMSSAALGVVREAQEKLVANSRQKLVELGMTDEQIQQLLSSGKAESRLTIYAPMGGTVTEKLAEEGKYIKAGEPIYRIANLTTVWLMLELYPEDAARIRFGQQVDAELQSLPGKTLKGRVVFIDPTVNPQRRTVGVRVEFSNEHGQLRPGDYAKAQITVPIGPQGAVYDAELAGKWISPMHPQVIRDQPGDCPICGMKLVPTSRFGYSQEPVKQKQALTVPRSAVLMAGDHSVVYVETKPGRFELRNVTLGPMLGDTAVILDGVKPGEQVATSGNFLIDSQMQLSGKPSLIDPTKYQPDKKSKEKKGPLKFDSIQIEKLAGETGTQLEKLYAAYFKIQKQFAGDQPVNESEATTLQKLAAQLAQDAKLSSTVRQELQQIAENAAHLHHLSLKEARQKFKPISHAVVKLATQVRGATAKEAYQHFYCPMVPEGGGDWLQPDLKLVNPYFGSQMLRCGELVETFAPTGKAEKKSELPPAGEAKPNQQPNSDQGGK comes from the coding sequence ATGACTTCATCTTCAACTAATGATCAACCACAGAACTCACCAGACACAAAACCACACCCCGAAGGCAAATCTGCCCGCTGGTGGTTGAGAAAAATACTGCCGACCGCCCTGTTTCTGGCGGTGGGACTGTTACTGATTGTACTGGTGGGCCTGGCACAGAGAGTCGGCTGGATCCAGTCGGGCACATCGACCACTGCGTCGACCAGCGAAGGGGGTAAGGAAACGATCTATACCTGCCCCATGCACCCCCAGATCCGCCAGCCCAAACCGGGACGCTGTCCCATTTGTGGGATGGAACTGGTGCCGGCAGCGAAGAAGGGGGCCAACATTGATGAGCTGGCGGTGACGATTGAACCGGCGCAGCGTCGTCTGGCTAATATACAGACAGCGGAAGTGAAGACGCAGGCAGTCAACTCGACGATTGAAACCATCGGCTCGATTGAAATCGATGAGAGTCGGCAGGCCACAATCGCCGCTTATATCGATGGACGGATCGAAAAACTGTTCGCCGATTATACCGGCATCGAAGTAGACAAGGGGGACCATCTGGCGATTGTCTACAGTCCTGAATTGTATTCGGCTCAAGTGGAATTGCTGGAAGCCCGCAACGCACTCAAGAAAATGAGTTCCGCAGCGTTGGGTGTGGTGCGCGAGGCACAGGAAAAACTGGTCGCGAATTCCAGGCAGAAACTGGTGGAACTGGGGATGACGGACGAGCAGATTCAGCAGCTGCTCTCTTCCGGTAAGGCAGAGTCGCGACTAACAATTTACGCTCCGATGGGGGGGACCGTCACAGAAAAACTGGCCGAAGAAGGGAAGTACATCAAAGCGGGGGAGCCCATTTATCGGATCGCCAATCTGACGACGGTCTGGCTGATGCTGGAACTCTATCCCGAAGATGCCGCCCGCATCCGCTTTGGTCAGCAGGTAGATGCCGAGCTGCAGTCATTACCTGGTAAAACTCTGAAGGGGCGGGTCGTGTTTATCGATCCAACAGTGAATCCCCAGCGACGAACTGTTGGTGTGCGGGTGGAATTCAGTAACGAGCATGGACAGCTCAGGCCGGGCGATTATGCCAAGGCACAGATTACAGTTCCCATCGGTCCCCAAGGGGCCGTTTACGATGCGGAGCTGGCAGGGAAGTGGATCAGTCCGATGCATCCCCAGGTCATCCGGGACCAGCCAGGAGACTGTCCCATCTGTGGGATGAAATTAGTACCCACTTCACGATTTGGCTACAGCCAGGAGCCTGTGAAACAGAAACAGGCACTAACCGTGCCCCGGTCCGCGGTGCTGATGGCCGGCGATCACAGTGTTGTGTATGTCGAAACGAAGCCGGGCCGATTTGAACTCCGAAATGTGACACTCGGTCCGATGCTGGGGGACACTGCGGTGATTCTGGACGGAGTCAAACCGGGAGAACAGGTCGCCACATCGGGTAATTTCCTGATCGATTCCCAGATGCAGCTTTCGGGGAAGCCAAGCCTGATTGATCCAACGAAATATCAGCCGGATAAAAAATCGAAAGAGAAAAAAGGGCCCTTGAAGTTTGATTCGATTCAGATTGAAAAGCTCGCAGGGGAGACCGGTACGCAGTTAGAAAAACTGTATGCGGCTTATTTCAAGATTCAGAAACAGTTTGCCGGTGATCAACCTGTGAACGAATCGGAGGCGACCACCTTACAGAAACTGGCTGCTCAACTGGCTCAGGATGCTAAGCTGAGTTCAACTGTCAGACAGGAACTGCAACAGATCGCTGAGAACGCGGCGCATCTGCATCATCTTTCGCTGAAAGAGGCCCGCCAGAAATTCAAACCGATCAGCCATGCGGTGGTGAAACTGGCAACACAGGTGCGAGGTGCGACAGCGAAAGAGGCTTATCAGCACTTCTACTGTCCCATGGTTCCCGAGGGGGGCGGCGACTGGTTGCAGCCGGATCTCAAACTCGTGAATCCCTATTTCGGCAGCCAGATGTTGCGCTGTGGAGAACTGGTGGAGACTTTCGCCCCGACCGGGAAAGCGGAGAAGAAATCGGAGCTGCCTCCTGCAGGAGAAGCGAAACCGAATCAGCAACCGAATTCAGATCAGGGAGGAAAATAA